A stretch of the Microcella sp. genome encodes the following:
- a CDS encoding bifunctional aldolase/short-chain dehydrogenase, with the protein MVSTPAALIARSNRLGAEPHITNYAGGNTSAKGTETDPVTGEQVELLWVKGSGGDLGTLTEQGLAVLRLDRMRALVDVYPGLEREDEMVAAFDYCLHGTGGAAPSIDTAMHGLVDAAHVDHLHPDAGIAIATAKDGEKLTKKIFGDKVVWVPWRRPGFQLGLDIAAIKAANPQAIGCILGGHGITAWADTSKQCEQNSRWIIDTAQAYLDAKGKKAPFGRARKGYAALPTEERRAKAAALAPTIRGLASHDRPMVGHFSDDARVLDFLASANAAKLAQLGTSCPDHFLRTKVKPMLLDLPAGASVEASIQRLNELHEAYRADYTAYYDKHATPESPAIRGADPLVVLVPGVGMFSFGANKQTARVAGEFYLNAINVMRGAESVSTYTPISDAEKFRIEYWALEEAKLQRMPSPKSHATRVAFVTGAASGIGKAIATRLVAEGACVVIADLDLEKAQAAAAELGSTDVAIGVQVNVTDEAQVEQGIRDAVLAFGGIDLVVNNAGLSLSKPLLETTEADWDLQHDVMAKGSFLVSKAAARVLIDQGLGGDVIYISSKNSVFAGPNNIAYSATKADQAHQVRLLAVELGEHGVKVNGINPDGVVRGSGIFASGWGANRAKTYGIDEEKLGEFYAQRTILKREVLPDHVANAVAVLTGPDLSHTTGLHIPVDAGVAAAFLR; encoded by the coding sequence ATGGTCAGCACACCGGCAGCACTCATCGCCCGCAGCAACCGCCTCGGCGCCGAGCCGCACATCACCAATTACGCCGGCGGCAACACGTCGGCCAAGGGCACCGAGACCGACCCGGTCACGGGCGAGCAGGTCGAGCTGCTGTGGGTCAAGGGTTCGGGCGGCGACCTCGGCACGCTCACTGAGCAGGGCCTGGCCGTGCTGCGTCTCGACCGCATGCGCGCGCTCGTCGACGTCTACCCCGGCCTCGAGCGCGAAGACGAGATGGTCGCGGCCTTCGACTACTGCCTGCACGGCACGGGCGGCGCGGCCCCCAGCATCGACACCGCCATGCACGGCCTGGTGGATGCGGCCCACGTCGACCACCTGCACCCCGACGCCGGCATCGCCATCGCCACGGCGAAAGACGGCGAGAAGCTCACAAAGAAGATCTTCGGCGACAAGGTCGTGTGGGTGCCGTGGCGACGCCCCGGCTTCCAGCTCGGGCTCGACATCGCCGCCATCAAGGCCGCGAATCCGCAGGCGATCGGCTGCATCCTCGGCGGCCACGGCATTACGGCGTGGGCCGACACGAGTAAGCAGTGCGAGCAGAACAGCCGCTGGATCATCGACACCGCGCAGGCCTATCTCGACGCAAAGGGCAAGAAGGCGCCGTTCGGTCGCGCACGCAAGGGGTACGCAGCCTTGCCGACCGAGGAGCGCCGCGCGAAGGCGGCCGCCCTCGCGCCGACCATTCGTGGTCTCGCGAGCCACGACCGGCCTATGGTCGGCCACTTCAGCGACGACGCGCGGGTGCTCGACTTTCTCGCGAGCGCGAACGCTGCGAAACTCGCGCAGCTCGGCACGAGCTGCCCCGACCATTTCTTGCGCACCAAGGTCAAGCCGATGCTGCTCGACCTGCCGGCCGGCGCGAGTGTCGAGGCGAGCATCCAGCGCCTGAATGAACTGCACGAGGCGTATCGCGCCGACTACACCGCCTACTACGACAAGCACGCGACACCCGAATCGCCAGCCATCCGCGGCGCCGACCCGCTCGTCGTGCTCGTGCCGGGCGTGGGCATGTTCAGCTTCGGCGCGAACAAGCAGACGGCGCGCGTCGCCGGTGAGTTCTACCTCAACGCCATCAACGTCATGCGCGGCGCCGAATCGGTGAGCACCTACACCCCCATCAGTGACGCCGAGAAGTTCCGCATCGAATACTGGGCGCTCGAAGAGGCCAAACTGCAGCGCATGCCCAGCCCCAAGTCGCACGCCACGCGCGTCGCCTTCGTGACGGGTGCCGCGAGCGGCATCGGCAAGGCCATCGCCACGCGACTCGTCGCCGAGGGGGCGTGCGTCGTGATCGCCGACCTCGACCTCGAGAAGGCACAGGCGGCGGCGGCTGAGCTCGGCTCGACCGACGTCGCGATCGGCGTGCAGGTGAACGTCACCGATGAGGCTCAGGTCGAGCAGGGCATCCGGGATGCGGTGCTCGCGTTCGGCGGCATCGACCTCGTCGTCAACAACGCCGGGCTGTCGCTCAGCAAGCCGCTGCTCGAGACGACCGAGGCCGATTGGGATCTGCAGCACGACGTCATGGCCAAGGGCTCGTTCCTGGTCTCGAAGGCCGCCGCGCGCGTGCTCATCGACCAGGGGCTCGGCGGCGACGTCATCTACATCTCGAGCAAGAACTCGGTATTCGCCGGCCCCAACAACATCGCCTACTCGGCGACGAAGGCCGACCAGGCGCACCAGGTGCGACTGCTCGCGGTCGAGCTCGGCGAGCACGGCGTGAAGGTCAACGGCATCAACCCCGACGGGGTCGTGCGCGGTTCGGGCATCTTCGCTTCGGGTTGGGGAGCCAATCGCGCGAAGACGTACGGCATCGATGAAGAGAAGCTCGGTGAGTTCTACGCGCAGCGCACCATTCTCAAGCGCGAGGTGCTGCCCGATCACGTCGCCAATGCGGTCGCGGTGCTCACGGGCCCCGACCTCTCGCACACGACCGGCCTGCACATTCCCGTCGACGCGGGCGTCGCCGCGGCCTTCCTGCGCTGA
- a CDS encoding DeoR/GlpR family DNA-binding transcription regulator translates to MVVPLPASRRARLLEILERDGAIRLESAAAELAVSVMTVRRDIQDLDADGLVRRVRGGAVSIVLPRVFGDRAMTRASAKNSVARKAEALVPSVGAVGVDASTTSGALLAIIRCERLLVVTNSVDNAAIARARPGVRAVLAGGEFEQQTGSLVGPTAEQTARSFAYDVFFTSASAVDAATGTMEVSLEEAAVKHAFAARARTTVVLADSSKLGQQALALALEWNVIDTLVTELDPSDDRLDPFRGLVEIL, encoded by the coding sequence ATGGTCGTTCCCCTGCCCGCCAGTCGCCGGGCTCGATTGCTCGAGATTCTGGAACGCGACGGCGCCATCAGGCTCGAGTCCGCCGCCGCCGAATTGGCGGTGTCCGTCATGACCGTGCGCCGCGACATTCAAGACCTCGATGCCGACGGTCTCGTGCGCCGAGTCAGAGGTGGCGCGGTGTCGATAGTGCTGCCGCGAGTGTTCGGCGACCGTGCGATGACCCGAGCGTCGGCGAAGAACTCGGTTGCTCGCAAGGCCGAGGCCCTGGTTCCGAGCGTGGGGGCTGTCGGAGTCGACGCCTCGACCACGAGTGGGGCTCTTCTCGCGATCATCCGCTGCGAGCGTCTTCTCGTCGTGACCAACTCGGTCGACAATGCCGCAATCGCCCGAGCGCGCCCGGGCGTCCGCGCCGTGCTCGCCGGGGGAGAATTCGAGCAGCAGACCGGAAGCCTGGTCGGCCCCACTGCTGAGCAGACTGCTCGCAGCTTCGCGTACGACGTGTTTTTCACCTCCGCCAGCGCCGTCGATGCGGCCACTGGCACCATGGAGGTGTCACTCGAAGAGGCTGCCGTCAAGCACGCGTTCGCGGCGAGGGCGCGCACGACAGTGGTGCTGGCCGACTCGTCGAAGCTCGGCCAGCAGGCGCTCGCTCTCGCGCTCGAGTGGAACGTCATCGACACGCTGGTAACAGAGCTCGACCCCAGCGACGACCGCCTCGATCCCTTCCGTGGTCTTGTCGAGATACTGTGA
- a CDS encoding aldose 1-epimerase family protein: MTSSMNVFGRSRGEAERRVGALHQVARIDRFVEDDGPARGARRVRMITGGGLEVDIHPDRALDLGQVTYRGVPLAWISPVGMTSPALTESRGNEWLRSFGGGLLATCGLDTFGPPTVSDGVDYPQHGRVGVTPATLTRAEVVGDELIVSGTVRQTTVFGENLLLHRTWSADIGGSTLRLTDVVRNDGLADTGHMVLYHVNVGWPLLDESATLNVGSREVTPRDEDARAGAGRWHQIEPPHEGYREQVFGHDFRDHGMATVSIDNPTLDLRLELAFDSATLPAMHQWKMSGEGHYVMGLEPVNVNTFGGRAGAAAAGVLPTLRRGRDVTYSLELRLGASQQGGV, from the coding sequence GTGACCTCGTCCATGAACGTGTTCGGCCGATCGCGCGGCGAGGCAGAGCGCCGCGTGGGCGCCCTGCACCAGGTCGCGCGCATCGACCGCTTCGTCGAGGACGACGGGCCAGCACGCGGCGCGCGCCGGGTGCGCATGATCACGGGCGGTGGCCTCGAAGTCGATATCCACCCGGACCGCGCGCTCGACCTCGGTCAGGTCACTTACCGCGGTGTGCCGCTCGCGTGGATCTCACCTGTCGGCATGACGTCGCCCGCGTTGACCGAGTCGCGCGGCAACGAGTGGCTGCGATCGTTCGGGGGCGGGTTGCTGGCGACCTGCGGTCTCGACACCTTCGGCCCTCCGACAGTGTCCGACGGCGTCGACTACCCGCAGCACGGTCGGGTGGGTGTGACTCCCGCCACCCTGACGCGCGCCGAGGTCGTCGGTGATGAACTCATCGTCTCGGGCACGGTTCGCCAGACGACCGTTTTCGGCGAGAACCTCCTGCTGCACCGCACCTGGTCGGCCGACATCGGGGGTTCGACCCTGCGCCTCACCGACGTCGTGCGCAATGACGGCCTCGCCGACACCGGTCACATGGTTCTCTACCACGTCAACGTCGGGTGGCCCCTGCTCGACGAATCAGCGACGCTCAATGTCGGCTCGCGAGAGGTGACGCCCCGCGATGAGGATGCTCGCGCCGGAGCGGGCCGCTGGCACCAGATCGAACCTCCGCACGAGGGCTACCGCGAGCAGGTCTTCGGCCACGACTTCCGCGACCACGGCATGGCGACGGTCTCGATCGACAATCCGACCCTCGACCTCCGGCTCGAGCTCGCGTTTGACTCGGCCACGCTTCCCGCGATGCACCAGTGGAAGATGAGCGGCGAAGGCCACTACGTCATGGGTCTGGAGCCCGTCAACGTCAATACCTTCGGTGGCCGGGCCGGCGCTGCCGCCGCGGGCGTGCTGCCGACGCTGCGTCGCGGGCGCGACGTGACCTACTCGCTCGAGCTTCGACTCGGAGCCTCTCAGCAGGGTGGAGTGTGA
- a CDS encoding sugar ABC transporter ATP-binding protein, whose amino-acid sequence MTTPAALRMTGISKSFPGIRALSDVALDVEAGEVHAIVGENGAGKSTLVKILAGVHHPDEGTIELSGAAVRLADPIEARRRGIGMVYQELNLVPDLTVAENILLGATPSRMGVVNRRALRDQARAVLDELDARIDTDDLVGSLTVSQQQIVEIAKVYAARPKIVVLDEPTSSLSEHETQSLFRIIGRMTEAGIAVIYISHRLREVLEISQRVTVLRDGRLVETRPTAGITAPEMIRLMVGRDLTDVFPKREVEIGAVVLSVSGLSRTDEFDDISLSVRAGEIVGLAGLVGAGRTEVARAIFGLDTLDAGTIEVDGTAVVIRGPRDAVRAGIAYVPEDRKRDGIVPQLSIKDNISLSVLERVSVAGWIRPRTERALAQQKAEELSVSPPAIAPRIDTLSGGNQQKAVFAKWLATGPRILILDEPTRGVDVGAKADIHTIIGELAAQGTAIILISSELPEVLAVSDRIVVLHEGRIAAELPRGAAEHEVMHAATGEGAS is encoded by the coding sequence ATGACCACTCCAGCTGCTCTGCGCATGACGGGCATCTCGAAGTCGTTTCCGGGCATCCGCGCGCTCTCCGATGTCGCCCTCGATGTCGAGGCGGGTGAGGTGCACGCGATCGTCGGCGAGAACGGCGCCGGCAAGTCGACCCTCGTGAAGATTCTCGCGGGCGTGCACCACCCTGATGAGGGAACGATCGAGCTTTCTGGCGCGGCGGTGCGACTGGCCGACCCCATCGAGGCCCGACGCCGCGGCATCGGCATGGTCTACCAAGAGCTCAACCTCGTGCCTGACCTCACCGTCGCCGAAAACATCCTTCTGGGCGCGACACCGTCGCGAATGGGCGTCGTCAACCGACGGGCCCTTCGCGATCAGGCCCGCGCCGTGCTCGATGAGCTCGACGCCCGTATCGACACCGATGACCTCGTCGGGTCTCTCACCGTCAGCCAGCAGCAGATCGTCGAGATCGCCAAGGTCTACGCGGCTCGCCCGAAGATCGTCGTGCTCGACGAGCCGACGTCGTCGTTGAGCGAGCACGAGACGCAGTCGCTCTTCCGCATCATCGGGCGCATGACCGAAGCAGGCATCGCGGTCATCTACATCTCGCACCGCTTGCGCGAGGTGCTCGAGATCTCGCAGCGCGTCACGGTCTTGCGTGACGGGCGCCTCGTCGAGACCCGCCCTACGGCGGGCATCACCGCGCCCGAGATGATCAGGCTAATGGTGGGCCGCGACCTCACCGACGTCTTTCCCAAGCGCGAGGTCGAGATCGGAGCGGTCGTTCTCTCGGTCAGCGGGCTCTCACGAACCGACGAGTTCGATGACATCAGCCTGAGCGTGCGCGCGGGCGAGATCGTCGGCCTGGCCGGGCTCGTGGGGGCGGGTCGCACCGAGGTCGCGCGAGCGATCTTCGGCCTCGACACGCTCGACGCCGGCACGATCGAGGTCGACGGCACAGCCGTCGTGATCCGCGGGCCGCGAGACGCGGTGCGGGCCGGCATCGCCTACGTACCCGAAGATCGCAAGCGCGACGGCATCGTTCCGCAACTGTCGATCAAGGACAACATCTCGCTCTCTGTGCTCGAGCGCGTCTCGGTCGCGGGCTGGATCCGTCCGCGAACCGAACGAGCACTGGCCCAGCAGAAGGCCGAAGAGCTCTCGGTCTCGCCACCTGCGATCGCGCCTCGCATCGACACCCTCTCGGGCGGCAACCAGCAGAAGGCGGTATTCGCGAAGTGGCTCGCGACCGGCCCCCGCATCCTGATTCTCGATGAGCCCACGAGGGGCGTCGATGTCGGCGCCAAGGCCGACATTCACACCATCATCGGTGAGCTCGCCGCACAGGGCACCGCCATCATCCTGATCTCGTCCGAGCTGCCCGAAGTGCTCGCCGTCAGCGACCGCATCGTCGTGCTGCACGAGGGGCGCATCGCCGCAGAACTGCCGCGCGGCGCTGCCGAGCACGAGGTCATGCACGCCGCAACCGGAGAGGGCGCATCGTGA
- a CDS encoding ABC transporter permease — MPPPTRTVQSGLFSRYGARLGLPAGIVVTLIVGSLLSDRFLTVQNLTNVLINMSIVGIIVVGMTFVFVTRGLADLSVPATVAVGGLLVLGLESSIGTLAAAVVGVLAAAIAGAVNGWLVGYAGLNPVITTLASGTIVLGIAQVFVGGVIVYGSDPDAQAFLTGRVFGVVPVIVLIFLAVVAAGHLVLSRSVLGRWSYAVGSNPSATQASAVPVKRVRAIAFLLTGTLAGFSGVLLGITLQTARPGIGMGYEFDAITAVVVGGVSLLGGSGTVLYAFGGLLFVQLLTNIMVLQGVPTEPQGIVKGALIAGAVAIDVALRRRGGRE; from the coding sequence ATGCCACCCCCCACTCGCACCGTGCAGAGCGGGCTCTTCAGTCGCTACGGGGCCCGACTGGGCCTACCCGCGGGCATCGTCGTGACCCTCATCGTCGGCTCGCTGCTGAGCGATCGATTCTTGACGGTGCAGAACCTGACGAACGTGCTCATCAACATGTCGATCGTCGGCATCATCGTCGTCGGCATGACCTTCGTCTTCGTCACGCGCGGTCTCGCCGACCTCTCCGTGCCCGCGACGGTCGCGGTCGGAGGCTTGCTCGTGCTCGGTCTCGAGTCGAGCATCGGCACGCTCGCCGCCGCGGTGGTGGGAGTGCTCGCCGCGGCGATCGCGGGCGCGGTCAACGGCTGGCTGGTCGGCTACGCCGGCCTCAACCCCGTGATCACGACGCTCGCGAGCGGCACGATCGTGCTCGGCATCGCCCAAGTGTTCGTGGGCGGCGTCATCGTCTACGGCAGCGACCCCGACGCCCAGGCGTTCTTGACCGGCCGCGTCTTCGGCGTCGTGCCCGTCATCGTGCTGATCTTCCTCGCCGTCGTGGCCGCGGGCCACCTCGTGCTGAGCCGTAGCGTGCTCGGCCGGTGGTCATACGCCGTCGGCAGCAACCCCTCGGCCACGCAGGCGAGTGCCGTGCCCGTCAAGCGGGTGCGCGCGATCGCCTTCCTGCTCACGGGCACGCTCGCCGGGTTCAGCGGCGTGCTGCTGGGCATCACCCTGCAGACCGCGCGACCCGGCATCGGCATGGGGTACGAGTTTGACGCCATCACCGCTGTGGTCGTCGGCGGCGTCAGCCTGCTCGGTGGTTCGGGCACCGTGCTCTACGCCTTCGGCGGCCTGCTCTTCGTGCAGCTGCTCACCAACATCATGGTTCTGCAAGGAGTTCCCACCGAGCCGCAGGGAATCGTCAAGGGCGCTCTCATCGCGGGTGCCGTCGCCATCGATGTCGCACTGCGCCGACGGGGAGGACGAGAATGA
- a CDS encoding ABC transporter permease has product MTSSRHILDSDVFHALVRNRVVVILGATLIIGATMVPGFLEFRTASLGLDRMATLGLLAIGLTVVLIAGQLDLSGGAILALSGIATIGLQEQLGQIPAALVGLAVGVAAGAINGFLVVVLRINSLVATLASMLFFRALCHLITESRPISGIDPLFGLVVSRPIAGTFTGRTLLFFVLIILLHLWLTRSVAGRQLFAVGSNPASAEASGIRSRAYLFGVFVFSGTMAGVAGVIQSLSVNTGSPVFGENIVLIAIAAVVIGGTRLEGGRGSALGTLGGLLTIAALTTAMEYQSVPAYLQDIVTGVILLLLILLDRTVSGSQRRDVTLVALVRRARSSWSSRKNERTPAP; this is encoded by the coding sequence ATGACCTCGTCACGACACATTCTCGACAGCGACGTCTTCCACGCTCTCGTGCGCAACCGCGTGGTCGTCATTCTGGGCGCGACGCTCATCATTGGCGCCACGATGGTTCCGGGCTTCCTCGAATTCAGAACCGCGAGTCTGGGGCTCGACCGCATGGCCACCCTCGGGCTTCTCGCCATCGGCCTGACGGTCGTCTTGATCGCCGGTCAGCTCGATCTCTCGGGCGGCGCCATTCTGGCGCTCTCGGGCATCGCCACCATCGGGTTGCAGGAGCAACTCGGCCAGATTCCCGCGGCGCTCGTGGGCCTCGCGGTCGGAGTCGCGGCAGGAGCCATCAACGGGTTCCTCGTCGTCGTGCTGCGCATCAACTCACTGGTCGCGACGCTCGCGTCGATGCTGTTCTTCCGTGCCCTGTGCCATCTGATCACCGAGTCGCGGCCCATCAGCGGCATCGACCCGCTCTTTGGTCTCGTCGTCTCGCGACCCATCGCCGGCACCTTCACGGGTCGCACACTGCTGTTCTTCGTGCTCATCATCCTGCTGCACCTCTGGCTCACTCGATCGGTCGCCGGCCGACAGCTCTTCGCTGTCGGCAGCAACCCGGCGAGCGCCGAAGCCAGTGGCATCCGGTCGCGCGCCTATCTTTTCGGTGTCTTCGTGTTCAGCGGCACGATGGCAGGCGTCGCCGGCGTGATTCAGAGCCTCAGCGTCAACACCGGTTCGCCGGTCTTCGGCGAGAACATCGTGCTGATCGCCATTGCCGCTGTTGTCATCGGCGGCACGCGGCTCGAGGGCGGTCGCGGTTCGGCCTTGGGCACCCTGGGCGGCCTCCTCACTATCGCAGCGCTCACGACCGCGATGGAGTACCAGAGCGTTCCCGCCTACCTGCAGGACATCGTCACCGGTGTGATCCTCCTGCTCCTGATCCTGCTCGACCGCACAGTGTCGGGCAGTCAACGCCGTGATGTCACGCTAGTCGCACTGGTGCGACGAGCGCGCTCATCATGGTCTTCCCGAAAGAACGAAAGGACCCCTGCACCATGA